CTCGTACGCCTACGTGTGGCCGTGCCTGGTCCCAGCGCAGGGCGTTGACCGTGACAAGACTGCGCACTTGGCATTCGCCGTCGACTGCAGGGGACGGCTGAGTCTTCCGCTACACGCGGGGTACTTCGGGAGCTGCGTCGGTTCGTGCTACGTGGAGGTGGGGTCGGGCGATACCGCCGGAGGAGACGACGACGGGTTCCTGGCGGCCTGTGAGGCCACCGGGAGGACCATCGAGCGGCTAAAAGAGGGGTTGTTCGACGGCGCGGAGAGGTGGTTGGAGAAAATGTCGTATGTGCTGGCGAATCGAGCCATGAGCGTGGCAGGATCGCCAAAGTTGAAGGTGTACGGGGTTGATTTCGGGTGGGGGAGGCCACAGAAGGTAGAGATGGACCTCCATCAGGACCACCGGGGCAAAGAGCCCGGTGGGAGAAGAAGACAGGGTAGAGATCGGATTTGTGTTGCCCAAGAACGAGGGCATTGCATTTGGGACTCACTTCTCCTGGGTTGATCCTTTCCCAATCAAGATATTTTGTGACGAGAGCTTCAAGGAATGGTCACTGCGGTGCGATGCCAATAAAAGATGGATGTGATCGTAGAGACCGTATGACGATTGCTTGATGCGGTCCGTTTAGAGTTTAGTATAGGACAGCAGTGGGGTCGTTGCGGTCTATTCAATGATGCATAGGGCAGCAGTGGGGTCGTTATAGCGAAAGGGATGTATGACATGCAACTATAATCCTTTCTcgaatgataatatatatatatatatatatatatatatatatatatataagtcaaaAAATCcaattaaatagaaaaaaatcaagataaaaattttaaaaaaaagttatagcgaatttctcaaaaaaaattataaaatcttgAACTACTCTTAGATTTGTGTCATGTAAATCTAAACACTTAAGACTTGGatggatgtatatatataaatgacatctatttataaatataaaataattttaaattaagaaattattatttctaaaattttatataatcaaCTTATTAAAGAATAAGATAAAAGATAATAATctaaaatcttttaaaatatatacTTTAAATATTATTACTCATTAAAATATAATTCTAAAGATAAGTCCTAACTTATTTGGAAGATCTTTAAATGATCATTTGGAGGGAGCTTCCTTAAAGATATCCATAACATGACCTCATGGCTCTTTAAAGtataaaattttgaataaaataatatttaattttaatatgcTTGGTTCTTTCATGATAAATTGGATTTACAATTAATTTTAAGACACCTTGTTTATCACACTATAAAATAGTTGTTTTGTTAATTTGATACTAAACGTTATCGATCAAATGCCTTAATCATATGTATTCTTAAACAACAAGTGAGGAAGCCTTGTATTTTACTTTGATCGTAGAAAAAGAAGATTAATGACTGTTTCTTAAGATACAAACAAAACCATATAAAAAGGCATAGCAAGAAATGGATCTATGATTATTCAAATCATCTCTCATATCAGCATCTCTATATATGTCCATCTTATTAAATAGTCCCAAATTAAgaataaaattcatatattttaaaagtATCTTTTCTACAATAAGATGTGACTTCTTTATAGATTACATAAAATGACTTATAAGaccaattgaaaaataaaatatctgaTCTTATAATTGTTAAGTAGATGTGACGACTAAGAAAAACATGAAAACATTGATTATCATAAAGAACTTTATCACCGTTATAACTTAGCTTTATATTTGTACCTAAGTAGAGCCTTCTTTCGTTACTTTCAaacttttaaataattttatttgtattaaactaagaaaaatattaatctcCCCTAAGACTTTCATTTCAAGCCGGAGAAAAATATCACCATGCAGCTTTAAAATCTCTATTGAAAAGTTTAATATTAAATCCACCGACTCGactattataatttataaaaaaaatatattatcttatTCACTAAAAAGATCTTGAAATATAATTTATCATCTTTGTGGTTATGATATCATGTGAAGAAGAGAAAAGATCACGTACAAGAGCaatcatttataaaataatagcaataatatattattagccTAAGATCAAACCAAATAAAAGAAGAACAAATCAAAACGAAAATAGAGAAaaagttatattaaaattttcaaaaataaaaaatattttacaagaTTTTTGAACTAGTTTTGAACTTGAGCCGTATGTGCCTAAATACTTAGATTTGAATGGATCTATACATATAAATATcatctatttatagatataaaataataatttaaatcaagAAACTTTTTATTATCTAaccaattttatttaaataaaataaaataataaataatctaGAATCTAGAATCTTCTATCAGATATACTTTGAATCTTGACAGCGTATCCTCCACCCAAGATCCGGACGCCCCTCTCGGCCTCGCCATCGACTTCCTCTAAGCGCATGCACACACGTTCAT
The DNA window shown above is from Musa acuminata AAA Group cultivar baxijiao chromosome BXJ2-4, Cavendish_Baxijiao_AAA, whole genome shotgun sequence and carries:
- the LOC103983400 gene encoding anthocyanin 5-aromatic acyltransferase-like, producing the protein MARLLFLVPKLGSSRPTPGRSWPWICISFVLGRDQIKRLKQLVVAKIEEGKTESFHCSTIVVSYAYVWPCLVPAQGVDRDKTAHLAFAVDCRGRLSLPLHAGYFGSCVGSCYVEVGSGDTAGGDDDGFLAACEATGRTIERLKEGLFDGAERWLEKMSYVLANRAMSVAGSPKLKVYGVDFGWGRPQKVEMDLHQDHRGKEPGGRRRQGRDRICVAQERGHCIWDSLLLG